The following proteins come from a genomic window of Palaemon carinicauda isolate YSFRI2023 chromosome 12, ASM3689809v2, whole genome shotgun sequence:
- the LOC137651252 gene encoding protein virilizer homolog, whose amino-acid sequence MFHSHMFYGHRNAALEIQDCTPWVAPDDAEGSDVDEGPLDVNSDDDDPTDVPDAGLTQEDAFDPSISGARKVNVVPQEMPVEEEAEVEHKRSRADEWKKDDIDI is encoded by the exons atg tTTCACAGCCATatgttttatgggcatcgcaatgcTGCATTGGAGATTCAGGATTGTACACCATGGGTAgcccctgacgatgctgaaggaagtgatgtggACGAGGGCCCTTTGGACGTtaacagtgatgacgacgaccctaccGATGTTCCTGACGcaggccttactcaggaggatgcctttgaccctTCTATCTCTggag ctcgcaaggtcaatgttgtccctcaggagatgcctgtggaagaggaagctgAGGTTGAGCATAAGAGGTCTCGTGCTGATGAATGGAAAAAGGACGACATTGATATCTAG